The Pongo pygmaeus isolate AG05252 chromosome 11, NHGRI_mPonPyg2-v2.0_pri, whole genome shotgun sequence genome includes a region encoding these proteins:
- the FRZB gene encoding secreted frizzled-related protein 3, producing the protein MVCGSPGGMLLLRAGLLALAALCLLRVPGARAAACEPVRIPLCKSLPWNMTKMPNHLHHSTQANAILAIEQFEGLLGTHCSPDLLFFLCAMYAPICTIDFQHEPIKPCKSVCERARQGCEPILIKYRHSWPENLACEELPVYDRGVCISPEAIVTADGADFPMDSSNGNCRGASSERCKCKPIRATQKTYFRNNYNYVIRAKVKEIKTKCHDVTAVVEVKEILKSSLVNIPRDTVNLYTSSGCLCPPLNVNEEYIIMGYEDEERSRLLLVEGSIAEKWKDRLGKKVKRWDMKLRHLGLSKSDSSNSDSTQSQKSGRNSNPRQARN; encoded by the exons ATGGTCTGCGGCAGCCCGGGAGGGATGCTGCTGCTGCGGGCTGGGCTGCTTGCCCTGGCTGCTCTCTGCCTGCTCCGGGTGCCCGGGGCTCGGGCTGCAGCCTGTGAGCCCGTCCGCATCCCCCTGTGCAAGTCCCTGCCCTGGAACATGACCAAGATGCCCAACCACCTGCACCACAGCACTCAGGCCAACGCCATCCTGGCCATCGAGCAGTTCGAAGGTCTGCTGGGCACCCACTGCAGCCCCGATctgctcttcttcctctgtgcCATGTACGCGCCCATCTGCACCATTGACTTCCAGCACGAGCCCATCAAGCCCTGTAAGTCTGTGTGCGAGCGGGCCCGGCAGGGCTGCGAGCCCATACTCATCAAGTACCGCCACTCGTGGCCGGAGAACCTGGCCTGCGAGGAGCTGCCAGTGTACGACAGGGGCGTGTGCATCTCTCCCGAGGCCATCGTTACTGCGGACGGAGCTG ATTTTCCTATGGATTCTAGTAACGGAAACTGTAGAGGGGCAAGCAGTG AACGCTGTAAATGTAAGCCTATTAGAGCTACACAGAAGACCTATTTCCGGAACAATTACAACTATG TCATTCGGGCTAAAGTTAAAGAGATAAAGACTAAGTGCCATGATGTGACTGCAGTAGTGGAGGTGAAGGAGATTCTAAAGTCTTCTCTGGTAAACATTCCACGGGATACTGTGAACCTCTATACCAGCTCTGGCTGCCTCTGCCCTCCACTTAATGTTAATGAGGAATATATCATCATGGGCTATGAAGATGAGGAACGTTCCAG attactCTTGGTGGAAGGCTCTATAGCTGAGAAATGGAAGGATCGACTTGGTAAAAAAGTTAAG CGCTGGGATATGAAGCTTCGTCATCTTGGACTCAGTAAAAGTGATTCTAGCAATAGTGATTCCACTCAGAGTCAGAAGTCTGGCAGGAACTCGAACCCCCGGCAAGCACGCAACTAA